The Nitrospirota bacterium genome has a window encoding:
- a CDS encoding 6-carboxytetrahydropterin synthase gives MAQASVTRRYRFCAAHRLHTDQLSPAENVAAFGKCNNPNGHGHNYVVLVTVKSTVPTTTSKGGDLDQLDRTVADQVITRFDHQDLNQDPEFADLTTTGENLVLLIWDLLVKHLPNGQLEKVGLIETRDNYFEYTGSASHAPVLREGRHG, from the coding sequence ATGGCACAGGCGAGTGTGACGAGGCGGTATCGGTTTTGCGCGGCTCATCGGCTGCATACGGATCAATTATCCCCCGCTGAAAACGTGGCGGCGTTTGGGAAGTGCAATAATCCCAATGGACACGGCCATAACTATGTCGTATTGGTGACCGTCAAGAGTACGGTTCCGACCACGACGAGTAAAGGGGGGGACCTCGATCAGCTGGATCGGACTGTAGCCGACCAGGTGATTACGCGGTTCGACCATCAGGATCTTAATCAAGATCCTGAGTTTGCCGATCTCACCACGACGGGGGAAAATCTGGTGTTGCTGATCTGGGACCTCCTCGTAAAACACCTTCCCAATGGGCAGCTGGAAAAGGTTGGGCTCATCGAAACACGCGACAATTACTTCGAGTATACGGGGTCGGCGAGTCATGCCCCGGTGCTCAGAGAGGGACGGCATGGCTAA
- a CDS encoding PilZ domain-containing protein, which yields MKRQSPKSAASIAATNERRKLVRATLVGSALISPKSGSKAITAVLDNVNKVGAGLHTKEKLAVAQPVTVSLAFLDSDRAEQMERLDGKVAWVKPWEKGFLIGVVWDELVTKEKNRWLYYYLEETVRSSV from the coding sequence ATGAAACGACAGAGTCCGAAGTCAGCTGCATCGATCGCCGCGACAAACGAACGGCGTAAGCTTGTTCGGGCAACATTGGTCGGTTCCGCGTTGATTTCGCCGAAGAGTGGATCGAAGGCGATTACGGCGGTGTTGGATAACGTCAACAAAGTCGGCGCGGGCCTGCACACGAAAGAGAAGTTGGCGGTGGCCCAGCCCGTGACGGTGTCGTTGGCGTTTCTCGATTCAGATCGCGCGGAACAGATGGAGCGTCTCGACGGGAAAGTCGCCTGGGTGAAGCCGTGGGAGAAGGGGTTTTTGATCGGCGTCGTCTGGGACGAACTGGTGACGAAAGAGAAGAACCGCTGGTTGTATTACTACCTCGAAGAGACGGTCAGATCCTCTGTGTAA
- the folE gene encoding GTP cyclohydrolase I FolE — translation MAKQGVKQRNQRQIEDVNGSGKPADLDVLQSLVTEMLLALGEKPGRNGLVKTPERVAKALAFMTQGYQRDIDQLLNGALFPIEYDEMVIVKDIGFFSMCEHHLLPFFGKVHVGYLPNKKVVGLSKIPRIVDMFARRLQVQERLTVQIAETLKTKLNAHGVGVVVEARHLCMMMRGVEKQNTVAVSSSMLGAFRSQQQTRLEFLKLIRRGSVGDSD, via the coding sequence ATGGCTAAGCAGGGAGTCAAGCAGCGCAATCAGCGGCAGATAGAAGACGTCAACGGGAGCGGTAAACCGGCCGATTTGGATGTGCTGCAATCTCTCGTCACCGAGATGCTGCTGGCCCTCGGCGAAAAGCCTGGCCGCAACGGGCTCGTGAAAACGCCTGAGCGAGTGGCCAAGGCCCTCGCCTTCATGACACAGGGATACCAGCGAGATATCGATCAGCTCTTGAACGGGGCGCTCTTTCCGATCGAGTACGACGAGATGGTCATCGTGAAGGACATCGGATTTTTTAGCATGTGCGAACATCACCTGCTGCCCTTCTTCGGCAAGGTTCATGTGGGTTATCTGCCCAATAAGAAGGTGGTGGGACTCAGCAAGATTCCGCGTATCGTGGATATGTTCGCGAGACGACTCCAAGTCCAAGAGCGGCTGACGGTGCAGATTGCCGAAACTCTCAAGACCAAGCTCAATGCGCATGGCGTGGGTGTGGTCGTCGAAGCGAGACACCTCTGCATGATGATGCGGGGCGTTGAAAAGCAGAACACGGTCGCAGTCAGCAGCTCGATGTTAGGCGCCTTCCGCAGCCAGCAGCAAACCAGGCTGGAGTTTCTGAAGCTGATCCGACGAGGCAGCGTCGGCGATTCCGACTAA
- a CDS encoding 2Fe-2S iron-sulfur cluster-binding protein — MPRVTFLHPDGKSGEVPANTSLLDASKVLGFTLNNDCGGNASCTTCRVEVQMGAENLSEIDFDEQDLLDREALSEPWHRLGCQAKVLGDVVVLVPEGKWVAPTTTQVESQGIEIR; from the coding sequence ATGCCGCGCGTGACATTTCTCCATCCTGATGGCAAGAGCGGAGAAGTTCCGGCGAATACGTCCCTGTTGGACGCGTCGAAGGTTCTCGGGTTTACATTGAATAATGATTGTGGTGGGAATGCCTCCTGCACCACCTGTCGGGTTGAAGTGCAGATGGGCGCCGAGAACCTGTCGGAGATCGACTTCGATGAGCAGGATCTTCTCGATCGGGAAGCGCTCAGTGAGCCCTGGCATCGGCTTGGATGCCAAGCCAAAGTGCTCGGAGACGTGGTAGTTCTGGTTCCAGAGGGTAAGTGGGTTGCGCCTACGACGACGCAGGTGGAGTCGCAGGGTATTGAAATTCGGTAA
- a CDS encoding replication-associated recombination protein A, with translation MTTSRDQAPDLFGTPEGEKSVEAPLAERLRPREFADFVGQEEITAPDRPLRRAIEADQLSSVIFWGPPGSGKTTLAHLVARHTKAQFVPFSAVTGGVPELRAIIKTAEQRQAINGQRTILFVDEIHRFNKAQQDAFLPHVERGTIILVGATTENPSFEVISPLLSRSLLIVLKPLSDEALEHILDRAITDPEIGLGKWNARLSPEARQRLTAYGNGDARALLTALDFVVRQQPAGPDGTRVIDGPALEAALMKKSIRYDKSGEEHYNVISAYIKSLRDSDPDGALYWLARMLEGGEDPKFIARRLVIFASEDVGNADPTGLVVATAVAQAVQFVGLPEAQINLAQGTTYLATRPKDNASYVGLLEAMEDAKAHGNLGVPLHLRNAVTSMMKGLGYGKGYRYVHDDPQAKVQDHLPESLKGRRYYRPKDA, from the coding sequence ATGACCACTTCACGCGATCAGGCTCCCGATTTATTTGGGACTCCCGAGGGAGAGAAATCCGTTGAAGCTCCATTAGCCGAGCGTCTGCGGCCGCGGGAGTTTGCGGACTTTGTTGGGCAAGAGGAGATTACTGCGCCGGATCGGCCTTTGCGCCGGGCGATCGAGGCAGACCAACTCTCTTCCGTCATTTTCTGGGGGCCGCCAGGCTCCGGCAAGACGACTCTGGCTCATCTTGTCGCGCGTCATACCAAAGCGCAGTTCGTGCCCTTCTCGGCGGTTACGGGTGGTGTCCCAGAGCTGCGGGCTATCATCAAGACCGCGGAGCAACGTCAAGCGATTAACGGTCAACGGACGATTCTCTTTGTCGACGAGATTCATCGCTTCAATAAGGCGCAACAGGATGCTTTTCTCCCTCATGTCGAGCGGGGAACCATTATCCTGGTTGGCGCGACAACGGAGAATCCTTCCTTCGAGGTGATCTCACCGTTGCTGTCTCGTTCCCTGCTCATTGTGCTCAAGCCCCTGTCGGATGAGGCCTTGGAGCATATTCTGGATCGGGCAATCACAGATCCTGAGATTGGACTGGGGAAATGGAATGCTCGCCTCTCGCCAGAGGCCAGGCAGCGATTGACGGCCTATGGCAACGGGGATGCGAGGGCGCTCCTGACCGCGCTGGATTTTGTCGTCAGACAGCAGCCGGCTGGGCCTGATGGGACGCGCGTGATCGATGGGCCGGCGTTGGAGGCCGCGTTGATGAAAAAGTCGATCCGGTACGACAAGTCCGGGGAAGAACATTACAACGTCATCTCTGCCTACATTAAGAGCCTGCGAGATTCCGATCCGGACGGCGCCCTCTATTGGCTCGCCCGGATGTTGGAGGGGGGGGAGGACCCAAAGTTTATCGCTCGTCGCTTGGTCATTTTTGCCTCCGAAGACGTAGGGAATGCCGATCCAACTGGGCTGGTCGTGGCAACCGCGGTTGCCCAAGCCGTGCAGTTTGTGGGGCTCCCCGAGGCGCAGATCAATCTAGCCCAGGGGACGACCTATCTCGCCACCAGGCCAAAAGATAATGCCTCCTATGTCGGGCTGCTTGAGGCGATGGAAGATGCAAAAGCCCATGGAAATCTAGGGGTTCCACTCCATTTGCGGAATGCCGTGACTTCGATGATGAAGGGGCTTGGGTATGGCAAAGGTTATCGCTATGTCCATGACGATCCACAGGCCAAGGTGCAGGATCACCTTCCTGAATCGCTCAAGGGCCGCCGGTACTACCGGCCTAAAGACGCATAA
- a CDS encoding site-specific integrase, translating into MMGLLKRNKVWWMSFMYQGRQVRRTTGTTDKRLAESILCKVKVQIVEGRFFETREEQERTFGEMMDRYLIERAVLKAPKSHQRDCQALNHLRPVFGTMVLAGVSPKLLAGYKTQRRIEKAAPATINKELQLVRHAFNVAMREWEWCRENPMHRVSMEPVHNEVDRWLTANEEEHLVASSSPWLREMIGFALNTGMRQGEILNLQWQEVDFARGVLMVMKSKNGTRRTIPLNATVYELLAAKQATTGASRGPVFRTPLGNELQVRYLVREFCEARDRAGIPDFRFHDMRHTFATRLVQRGVDLYKVQRLLGHKTSVMTQRYAHHSPESLREGVNVLDLPQQERFSTNLAQGRV; encoded by the coding sequence ATGATGGGGCTCTTGAAGCGTAATAAGGTCTGGTGGATGAGTTTCATGTATCAAGGGCGACAGGTTCGCCGTACAACGGGTACGACGGACAAGCGACTGGCCGAATCGATCCTGTGCAAGGTGAAGGTGCAAATTGTTGAAGGTCGGTTCTTTGAGACGCGTGAGGAGCAGGAACGCACCTTTGGAGAAATGATGGATCGGTATCTCATAGAGCGTGCGGTTCTGAAGGCGCCAAAGAGCCACCAGCGAGATTGCCAGGCCTTGAACCATCTCCGACCAGTATTTGGAACGATGGTGCTTGCCGGGGTCTCGCCGAAGTTGCTGGCGGGCTACAAGACGCAACGGCGCATAGAGAAAGCGGCCCCTGCCACGATCAACAAGGAACTCCAGCTCGTACGCCATGCGTTTAACGTGGCGATGCGCGAATGGGAATGGTGCCGGGAGAACCCCATGCACCGAGTCTCCATGGAGCCAGTGCACAATGAAGTGGACCGTTGGCTGACGGCGAACGAAGAGGAACACCTCGTAGCGTCGTCGTCGCCCTGGCTTCGAGAGATGATTGGATTCGCGCTGAATACCGGCATGCGGCAAGGAGAGATCCTCAACCTGCAATGGCAGGAGGTGGATTTTGCGCGAGGCGTCCTGATGGTGATGAAGAGTAAGAACGGCACTCGCCGGACGATCCCCTTGAATGCAACCGTGTACGAGCTGCTGGCGGCCAAGCAAGCCACGACGGGAGCCTCACGCGGTCCCGTGTTCAGAACCCCCCTCGGGAATGAACTCCAGGTACGCTACCTGGTTCGAGAGTTTTGCGAGGCGCGCGATCGGGCAGGTATTCCAGACTTCCGCTTTCACGACATGCGGCACACGTTCGCGACTCGCTTAGTGCAACGGGGAGTGGATTTGTACAAGGTACAACGTCTGCTCGGGCACAAGACCAGCGTGATGACGCAACGCTATGCGCATCATTCGCCGGAGAGTTTGCGAGAGGGCGTGAACGTCTTGGATCTGCCTCAACAGGAGCGGTTTAGCACAAATTTAGCACAAGGGCGGGTTTGA
- a CDS encoding ABC-F family ATP-binding cassette domain-containing protein yields MLQIESVYKQYSTRVLLEGATAHLRPGSRVGLVGPNGAGKTTLFRMILEEESPDKGTIRKRPRLRIGYLPQELETITGKNVLDATHRDLYPEHEAERILMGLGFSEIDFTREVEKLSGGYRMRVALAHLLLTKPDVLMLDEPTNHLDKPTQRWFEQFLLESEMTLLLISHDTAFLDRVVTHIWDLRHHKIEEYRGNYTSFQKIRAERDAQQEAAAGRQAKEVARVQTFVDRFRYQANKASQVQSRIKQLDKVKMIEVKRDPKRVKFKFPVPPASGRQVLELQGASKRYGEKVVYEKVECSIERGQRVALVGENGAGKSTLLKMLAGALEPDKGKRTVGHGVTLHYFAQHQAETLNPEHTILESLTEVSNQAETNFLRGIAGAFLFTGDDQKKPVKALSGGERNRVALARMLVEPANTLLLDEPTNHLDPASVDMLTDALSEFPGTIIFISHDPTFLTRVCTRVIEIEEGKARSFTGDYEYYLWKKAQELESIKESSDDLKGVDRGKTVGPTRAMASQAPAKSSSGDRRDLSKAQARLEKQLVRAEAEIADCETKIKARDLELANPALYKNESTKWSALQIEYDGWKKDLVRLTAKWETLSAELEDVKQKLTAFA; encoded by the coding sequence ATGCTCCAAATCGAGTCAGTTTATAAACAATATTCCACGAGGGTTCTACTTGAAGGTGCCACGGCGCATCTCCGCCCCGGCTCACGGGTCGGCCTGGTGGGGCCCAATGGCGCCGGCAAAACCACGCTCTTCCGCATGATCCTCGAGGAGGAATCGCCGGACAAAGGCACCATCAGGAAGCGGCCTCGACTCCGCATTGGGTATCTCCCTCAGGAACTTGAAACCATCACGGGCAAGAACGTCCTGGACGCCACGCATCGCGATCTCTATCCAGAGCATGAGGCCGAACGCATCCTCATGGGGCTTGGATTTTCCGAGATCGACTTCACCCGTGAAGTCGAAAAGTTGTCAGGCGGCTATCGCATGCGTGTGGCCTTGGCGCATCTGCTGCTGACCAAGCCAGACGTCCTCATGCTCGACGAGCCGACCAACCACTTGGACAAACCGACACAACGCTGGTTCGAGCAATTCCTTCTGGAGTCGGAGATGACGCTGTTGCTCATCAGCCACGACACGGCATTTCTCGATCGTGTCGTCACCCACATCTGGGATCTCCGGCACCATAAGATCGAAGAATATCGCGGCAACTATACCTCGTTCCAAAAGATCCGCGCCGAGCGGGACGCGCAGCAAGAGGCCGCCGCGGGACGCCAGGCCAAAGAGGTCGCACGAGTCCAAACCTTTGTGGATCGATTCCGCTACCAGGCGAACAAAGCCAGCCAGGTCCAATCGCGCATCAAGCAGCTTGATAAGGTCAAGATGATTGAGGTGAAGCGCGATCCCAAGCGGGTGAAGTTCAAATTTCCCGTCCCCCCAGCGAGCGGCAGGCAAGTGCTCGAACTCCAGGGCGCGTCCAAGCGTTATGGAGAAAAAGTGGTCTACGAGAAAGTCGAGTGCTCGATCGAACGGGGCCAGCGAGTGGCGCTGGTGGGAGAAAACGGGGCCGGAAAAAGCACATTGCTCAAGATGCTGGCAGGCGCGCTGGAGCCGGACAAAGGCAAGCGAACAGTCGGTCATGGTGTCACGCTGCACTATTTTGCTCAGCATCAGGCCGAGACGCTGAACCCGGAACATACCATCCTGGAATCTCTCACCGAAGTGTCCAACCAGGCTGAAACGAACTTCCTCCGCGGAATTGCCGGCGCCTTTCTCTTCACCGGGGACGATCAAAAGAAACCCGTCAAGGCACTGAGCGGAGGGGAGCGCAATCGCGTCGCGCTCGCACGGATGTTGGTCGAACCGGCAAATACGTTGCTGCTCGACGAACCGACCAACCATCTCGATCCGGCGTCGGTCGATATGCTGACCGATGCACTCTCGGAGTTCCCCGGTACGATCATTTTCATTTCCCACGACCCCACCTTTCTCACCAGAGTCTGTACGCGCGTCATTGAGATCGAGGAGGGCAAGGCCCGCAGCTTCACCGGTGACTATGAATATTACTTGTGGAAGAAAGCGCAGGAACTCGAATCCATCAAGGAATCGAGTGACGACCTGAAGGGAGTGGATCGCGGAAAGACTGTTGGGCCGACCAGAGCCATGGCGTCGCAAGCCCCGGCCAAGTCCTCATCCGGAGATCGCCGTGATTTGAGCAAGGCCCAAGCCCGCCTGGAGAAGCAGCTCGTGCGGGCAGAAGCCGAGATTGCCGACTGTGAAACAAAGATCAAAGCACGGGACCTCGAACTGGCCAACCCCGCACTCTACAAAAATGAATCCACCAAGTGGAGTGCGCTGCAGATCGAGTATGACGGCTGGAAGAAGGATCTTGTGCGGCTCACGGCCAAGTGGGAAACACTCTCAGCTGAACTGGAAGACGTGAAACAAAAGCTGACGGCTTTCGCGTAA
- the erpA gene encoding iron-sulfur cluster insertion protein ErpA: MVTITAIAEQKIKELMVEEKDIVGLRVYVKGGGCHGYQYGMAFESKMGDDDTVVEKGDVKVIMDSQSAPLLQGAEVDYVDSLQGSGFSIKNPQAKTTCGCGSSFSA; this comes from the coding sequence ATGGTTACGATTACGGCGATTGCAGAGCAGAAGATCAAGGAATTGATGGTCGAAGAGAAGGATATCGTCGGCTTGCGCGTCTACGTGAAGGGCGGCGGCTGCCACGGGTATCAATACGGGATGGCCTTCGAGTCCAAGATGGGCGATGACGACACGGTAGTCGAGAAGGGTGACGTCAAGGTCATCATGGATTCGCAGAGCGCGCCATTGTTGCAGGGCGCCGAAGTCGATTACGTGGACAGCCTCCAAGGGTCCGGGTTTTCGATCAAGAATCCACAAGCGAAGACGACCTGCGGCTGCGGCAGTTCTTTCAGCGCCTAA
- a CDS encoding adenylosuccinate synthase, producing the protein MGNLVVIGAQWGDEGKGKIVDILARDVDAVVRYQGGSNAGHTVINDQGTFVFHLIPSGILYRGTLCVIGNGVVVDPASLIEEMDHLQTQGVKIGKNFVVSQRAHLILPYHKAIDKAAEQSKGSRRIGTTGRGIGPSYADKISRIGIRMGDLLNPKAFRTKLEENLVEVNWFVEKLYKMERFEVDKIFQQYMGYADRLKSHIVDTVMLVNKMIDGKKTVLFEGAQGTHLDVDFGTYPFVTSSSSTAGGASTGTGVGPTKIDAVLGIVKAYTTRVGSGPFPTELTDEVGGGLQARGKEFGSTTGRARRCGWFDGVVMRYATKVNGLTSLAVTKLDVLDGCKELKVCTGYRHQGKLYRDMPSDLQALTDCEPVYKTFKGWSGATTGATTYKQLPAEAKRYLQYLEDIAECPIDMISTGSKRSETIILRNPLKTRPRAR; encoded by the coding sequence ATGGGAAATCTCGTAGTCATCGGGGCGCAGTGGGGTGACGAAGGCAAGGGCAAGATTGTGGATATCTTGGCTCGCGACGTCGATGCAGTGGTGCGTTATCAGGGTGGGTCCAACGCGGGGCACACCGTGATCAACGACCAGGGCACTTTCGTGTTTCACCTCATCCCCTCCGGCATTCTCTATCGCGGAACGCTCTGCGTCATCGGGAACGGCGTCGTCGTGGACCCGGCCTCATTGATCGAGGAGATGGACCATCTCCAGACTCAAGGGGTGAAGATCGGAAAGAATTTTGTCGTCAGCCAGCGCGCCCATCTCATTCTCCCGTACCACAAGGCCATCGATAAAGCGGCTGAGCAGTCGAAGGGGTCTCGCAGAATCGGCACGACGGGGCGCGGGATCGGCCCTTCCTATGCCGATAAGATTTCGCGGATTGGCATCCGAATGGGCGATCTGCTCAATCCGAAAGCCTTTCGAACCAAACTCGAAGAGAACCTGGTCGAGGTCAATTGGTTTGTCGAGAAGCTCTACAAGATGGAGCGGTTCGAGGTCGACAAAATATTCCAGCAATATATGGGCTATGCCGATCGGCTGAAGAGCCATATCGTCGATACCGTGATGCTCGTCAATAAGATGATCGATGGGAAGAAGACGGTCTTGTTCGAAGGGGCACAAGGCACGCACTTGGATGTGGACTTCGGCACCTATCCCTTCGTCACTTCCTCCAGTTCAACCGCCGGAGGCGCCTCGACGGGAACGGGCGTGGGACCGACGAAGATCGACGCGGTGCTCGGGATCGTCAAGGCCTACACGACACGTGTCGGCAGCGGACCGTTTCCAACGGAACTCACCGATGAAGTGGGCGGGGGGCTCCAGGCTCGAGGCAAGGAATTCGGCTCGACGACGGGACGCGCGCGCCGCTGCGGCTGGTTCGACGGCGTCGTCATGCGGTATGCCACTAAAGTGAATGGGTTGACGTCTCTGGCCGTGACGAAGCTGGACGTGCTCGACGGCTGCAAGGAACTCAAGGTCTGTACCGGCTATCGGCATCAGGGAAAGCTTTACCGGGACATGCCCTCCGATCTCCAGGCGCTGACCGATTGCGAGCCGGTCTACAAGACGTTCAAGGGCTGGTCCGGCGCGACCACTGGCGCGACGACCTATAAGCAGCTTCCCGCGGAGGCCAAGCGGTATCTCCAATACCTTGAGGATATTGCCGAATGTCCCATCGATATGATTTCGACCGGTTCGAAACGCAGTGAAACCATCATACTCCGTAACCCCCTCAAGACCCGCCCACGAGCGCGGTAA